Proteins encoded by one window of Azospirillum brasilense:
- a CDS encoding DUF2141 domain-containing protein has translation MGAACRIGLGVVGAMTLTLAAAGVRSAELRATIGNVKPQQGKLWVALYDGADAYKAERRLAGQILEASGTEVTAVFAGLPAGRYGVAVFQDRNGDSVLTTNLLGMPREPYGFSGGATGSAFGPPAFDAFALVVPDGGTVTTRVPLTE, from the coding sequence ATGGGAGCCGCATGTCGGATCGGATTGGGGGTGGTCGGCGCGATGACGCTGACCCTCGCCGCGGCGGGGGTCCGTTCGGCGGAGCTTCGCGCAACCATCGGCAACGTCAAGCCCCAACAGGGCAAGCTGTGGGTCGCGCTGTATGACGGCGCCGATGCCTACAAGGCGGAGCGGCGTCTCGCCGGGCAAATCCTGGAGGCGTCGGGGACGGAGGTGACGGCGGTTTTCGCCGGGCTGCCGGCGGGGCGCTACGGAGTCGCGGTGTTCCAGGATCGGAACGGCGACTCGGTGCTCACCACCAACCTGCTGGGCATGCCGCGCGAGCCCTACGGCTTCAGCGGCGGGGCGACGGGCAGCGCCTTCGGCCCGCCGGCCTTCGACGCCTTCGCCCTGGTGGTGCCGGACGGGGGGACGGTGACCACCAGGGTGCCGCTGACGGAGTGA
- a CDS encoding LytTR family DNA-binding domain-containing protein, which translates to MRETPVPATGQPRTPYRRRLLGRRLPVLLAAALVLTLLGPFGTFADLTLAQRLAYWCGLIGLGGLAFELLTLAAGHRLRERAGAWRVMLVGVILAVAALMTLTVALLERTLRGMDFLRPLGLAELFVYVVLVTLLVSAIPVWLELRDRGLLAGSTPPPSPPVPDNAPAPPAQPTFLARLPARLGRDLLALEMEDHYVRAHTAEGSDLILMRLRDAIAELAGLDGMQVHRSHWVAAAAVAGVERKPDGKLVLVLRNGLRVPVSRSYATAVREAGWTEKAGP; encoded by the coding sequence ATGCGTGAAACGCCGGTTCCCGCGACGGGGCAGCCACGCACGCCCTACCGCCGCCGGCTGCTGGGCCGGCGCCTGCCGGTGCTGCTGGCCGCCGCGCTGGTGCTGACCCTGCTGGGCCCGTTCGGCACCTTCGCGGATTTGACGCTGGCGCAGCGGCTGGCTTACTGGTGCGGGCTGATCGGACTGGGCGGTCTCGCCTTCGAGCTTCTGACCCTGGCCGCCGGCCATCGGCTGCGGGAGCGGGCGGGGGCGTGGCGCGTTATGCTGGTCGGGGTGATCCTGGCGGTGGCGGCGCTGATGACGCTGACCGTGGCGCTGCTTGAAAGGACGTTGCGCGGGATGGACTTTCTGCGCCCGCTGGGGTTGGCGGAGCTGTTCGTCTACGTCGTCCTCGTCACCCTGCTGGTGTCCGCCATTCCGGTCTGGCTGGAGCTGCGCGACCGCGGGCTTCTCGCCGGCTCCACGCCGCCGCCATCCCCGCCCGTCCCGGACAACGCGCCGGCCCCCCCGGCGCAGCCCACCTTCCTCGCCCGCCTGCCGGCCCGGCTCGGCCGGGACCTGCTGGCGCTGGAGATGGAGGACCACTACGTCCGCGCCCACACGGCGGAGGGCAGCGACCTGATCCTGATGCGGCTGCGCGACGCCATCGCCGAACTGGCCGGGCTGGACGGCATGCAGGTCCACCGCTCCCACTGGGTCGCCGCCGCCGCCGTCGCCGGGGTGGAGCGCAAGCCGGACGGCAAGCTGGTGCTGGTTCTGCGCAACGGCCTGCGCGTGCCGGTCAGCCGTAGTTACGCGACGGCGGTTCGCGAGGCGGGCTGGACGGAGAAGGCGGGGCCGTGA
- a CDS encoding acyltransferase family protein, with protein MTYRPDIDGLRAVSILAVLLFHAKFPLFSGGYIGVDVFFVISGYLIGSIVLNDAQRGSFSLADFYVRRVRRILPALFAALAVTAVLALFLLSPQELKSFSQNLAATTLFSSNIVYYLKSGYFENAAEMNPLLHTWSLGVEQQFYIIFPLAVLALLPYGRPVWIAVLLAAAAASFALGVSLVRDHPVAAFYLLPPRLWELVLGALLAFGAVPDIRGRAVRELTSALGAALILVSVFALTEATAFPGYAALLPCLGAALVIHAGRSGPTAVGRVLTLRPMVFIGLISYSMYIWHWPLMVFARFYKGRDLTIRETLILLALIAAVSVLSWRLIEVPFRKPRAKSDRRPSKVFARTGWVMAGLAGVGLLGHLSNGLPQRFADYAPQDISGRELYKEHTCFLETDQPPEAWPGLENCRIGSPKAEAPTALLWGDSFAAHYVPGLQTVADTLPFNIVQYTASGCPPIKDLSVNARPNCQEFNRRVDELIDRNGIRIVIMAARWEWYMDTNALDLRRLHETVGALLSRGIRIVVLGQSPVFRFRNPYDHTYFMKSERAYSITGQAADQPVITATRGAQFVDTSDYFCDPDPCKDLPLCRIRDDQGFYFLDQGHFSAHGSTLLVQSIQEVLRAPDPFYGE; from the coding sequence ATGACGTACCGCCCCGACATCGACGGCCTTCGCGCGGTATCGATCCTCGCCGTCCTGCTGTTCCACGCGAAGTTTCCCCTGTTCAGCGGCGGATACATCGGCGTCGATGTGTTCTTCGTGATTTCCGGCTACCTCATCGGCTCCATCGTTCTGAACGATGCGCAGCGCGGCAGCTTCTCCCTCGCCGACTTCTATGTCCGCCGCGTCCGCCGGATCCTTCCCGCCCTGTTCGCGGCGCTGGCGGTCACCGCGGTGCTCGCCCTGTTTCTGCTGTCGCCCCAGGAGCTGAAGAGCTTTTCCCAGAACCTCGCGGCGACCACGCTGTTCTCGTCGAACATCGTCTATTATCTGAAGTCCGGTTACTTCGAGAACGCGGCGGAGATGAACCCGCTTCTCCACACCTGGTCGCTGGGGGTGGAGCAGCAGTTCTACATCATCTTTCCCCTCGCCGTGCTGGCCCTGCTCCCCTACGGGCGTCCGGTGTGGATCGCCGTTCTGCTGGCGGCGGCGGCGGCGTCCTTCGCCTTGGGCGTGTCGCTGGTCCGGGATCATCCGGTGGCGGCCTTCTACCTGCTGCCGCCCCGGCTGTGGGAACTGGTGCTGGGCGCCCTTCTCGCCTTCGGCGCCGTTCCGGACATCCGCGGCCGCGCGGTGCGCGAACTGACCTCCGCCCTCGGCGCCGCCCTGATCCTCGTCAGCGTGTTCGCCTTGACGGAGGCGACGGCCTTTCCGGGCTACGCGGCGCTGCTGCCCTGCCTGGGGGCGGCGCTGGTGATCCACGCGGGGCGGAGCGGTCCGACGGCGGTCGGGAGGGTGCTGACGCTGCGCCCCATGGTCTTCATCGGCCTGATTTCCTACTCGATGTACATCTGGCATTGGCCGCTGATGGTCTTCGCGCGCTTCTACAAAGGGCGGGATCTGACCATTAGGGAAACGCTGATCCTTCTCGCGCTCATCGCCGCGGTGTCCGTGCTGTCCTGGCGGCTGATCGAGGTTCCCTTCCGCAAGCCCAGGGCGAAGTCGGACCGCCGGCCGTCCAAGGTCTTCGCGCGGACCGGCTGGGTCATGGCGGGATTGGCGGGGGTCGGGCTGCTCGGCCATCTGTCCAACGGGCTGCCGCAGCGCTTCGCCGATTACGCGCCGCAGGACATTTCAGGACGGGAACTCTACAAGGAACACACCTGCTTCCTCGAGACCGACCAGCCGCCCGAGGCGTGGCCGGGCCTGGAGAATTGCCGGATCGGGTCGCCGAAGGCGGAGGCACCCACCGCCCTGCTCTGGGGGGATTCCTTCGCCGCCCATTATGTGCCGGGGCTGCAGACGGTCGCCGATACCCTGCCTTTCAACATCGTGCAGTACACGGCTTCCGGCTGCCCGCCCATCAAGGACCTGTCCGTCAACGCCCGCCCGAACTGCCAGGAGTTCAACCGCCGCGTCGATGAACTCATCGACCGCAACGGCATCCGCATCGTCATCATGGCGGCGCGGTGGGAATGGTACATGGACACCAACGCCCTCGACCTTCGCCGCCTGCATGAGACCGTCGGCGCGCTGCTGAGCCGGGGCATCCGCATCGTCGTGCTGGGACAGAGCCCGGTCTTCCGCTTCCGCAACCCCTACGACCACACCTATTTCATGAAGTCGGAGCGGGCCTATTCGATCACCGGCCAAGCCGCCGACCAGCCGGTCATCACGGCGACGCGCGGTGCGCAGTTCGTCGACACCTCCGACTATTTCTGCGACCCCGATCCCTGCAAGGACCTTCCGCTCTGCCGGATCAGGGACGACCAGGGCTTCTATTTCCTGGATCAGGGCCACTTCTCGGCCCATGGCAGCACCCTGCTCGTGCAGAGCATCCAGGAGGTTCTGCGCGCCCCCGACCCGTTCTATGGAGAGTGA
- the acnA gene encoding aconitate hydratase AcnA, with the protein MTTFTGQDSLKTRRSLSVGGKSYDYFSIKAAEDAGLGDLSRLPYSMKVLLENLLRFEDGRTVSTDDVKAVAQWLHDKRSDREIAYRPARVLMQDFTGVPAVCDLAAMREAMAALGGDPKKINPLVPVDLVIDHSVMVDYFGNPSAFEKNVELEFERNLERYAFLRWGQKAFDNFRVVPPGTGICHQVNVEYLAQGVWTDTDPAGKLVAYPDTLVGTDSHTTMVNGLGVLGWGVGGIEAEAAMLGQPISMLIPEVVGFKLTGRLKEGTTATDLVLTVTQMLRKKGVVGKFVEFYGAGLDHLTLADRATIGNMAPEYGATCGIFPIDAETIRYLTFTGRDADRVAMVEAYARAQGMWRDAGTPDPVFTDTLELDMTTVEPSLAGPKRPQDRVPLSQAAQSFGGDLVGTFKAEDADRSVPVQGCGYNLDQGAVVIAAITSCTNTSNPAVLVAAGLLARKAVEKGLKSKPWVKTSLAPGSQVVTDYLAKAGLQPYLDQLGFNIVGYGCTTCIGNSGPLPDPIAAAVEEGNLVVAAVLSGNRNFEGRVNPHTRANYLASPPLCVAYALAGNMKIDLSKDPIGTGHDGQPVYLKDVWPTNQEVQDAIDASLSAEMFRSRYGNVFEGPAQWRGIQTAEGQTYEWQAGSTYVKLPPFFADMPKTPEAVSDVRGARALAVLGDSITTDHISPAGSIKKTSPAGEYLLSHQVRPQDFNSYGARRGNHEVMMRGTFANIRIRNEMLAGVEGGETRHYPSGEQLPIYTAAMRYAQEGVPLVVIAGKEYGTGSSRDWAAKGTKLLGIRAVIAESFERIHRSNLVGMGILPLQFKDGLTRNDLALDGTETFDIAGIEQDLRPRKDVMMTITRADGQTRQVPLLLRIDTVDEVEYYRNGGVLNFVLRNLAK; encoded by the coding sequence GTGACGACGTTCACCGGTCAGGACTCGCTGAAAACCCGCCGCTCCCTGTCCGTCGGGGGCAAGAGCTACGATTATTTCAGCATCAAGGCCGCGGAGGACGCCGGACTGGGCGACCTCTCCCGGCTGCCCTATTCCATGAAGGTGCTGCTGGAAAATCTCCTGCGCTTCGAGGACGGGCGCACGGTGTCCACCGACGACGTGAAGGCGGTGGCCCAATGGCTTCACGACAAGCGGTCCGACCGTGAGATCGCCTACCGCCCGGCGCGCGTGCTGATGCAGGACTTCACCGGCGTGCCAGCGGTCTGCGACCTGGCGGCGATGCGCGAGGCGATGGCCGCGCTGGGCGGCGATCCCAAGAAGATCAACCCGCTGGTGCCGGTCGATCTGGTCATCGACCATTCGGTGATGGTCGATTACTTCGGCAACCCCTCCGCCTTCGAGAAGAACGTCGAGCTGGAGTTCGAGCGCAACCTGGAACGCTACGCCTTCCTGCGCTGGGGCCAAAAAGCCTTCGACAATTTCCGCGTCGTGCCGCCGGGCACCGGCATCTGTCATCAGGTCAACGTCGAGTATCTGGCGCAGGGCGTGTGGACTGACACCGATCCGGCGGGCAAGCTCGTCGCCTATCCCGACACGCTGGTCGGCACCGACAGCCACACCACCATGGTGAACGGGCTGGGCGTGCTCGGCTGGGGCGTCGGCGGCATCGAGGCGGAGGCGGCCATGCTCGGCCAGCCGATCTCCATGCTGATTCCCGAGGTCGTCGGCTTCAAGCTGACCGGGCGGCTGAAGGAGGGCACGACGGCCACCGACCTCGTGCTGACCGTCACCCAGATGCTGCGCAAGAAGGGCGTGGTCGGCAAGTTCGTGGAGTTCTACGGGGCGGGTCTGGATCACCTGACGCTGGCCGACCGCGCCACCATCGGCAACATGGCCCCGGAATACGGCGCCACCTGCGGCATCTTCCCGATCGACGCGGAGACCATCCGCTACCTGACCTTCACCGGCCGCGACGCCGACCGCGTGGCGATGGTCGAGGCCTACGCCCGCGCCCAGGGCATGTGGCGCGACGCCGGCACGCCGGACCCCGTCTTCACCGACACGCTGGAGCTGGACATGACGACGGTCGAGCCGTCGCTGGCCGGCCCGAAGCGCCCGCAGGACCGCGTGCCGCTGTCCCAGGCGGCGCAGAGCTTCGGCGGTGATCTGGTCGGCACCTTCAAGGCGGAGGACGCCGATCGCTCGGTCCCCGTGCAGGGCTGCGGCTACAACCTCGACCAGGGGGCGGTGGTGATCGCCGCCATCACCTCCTGCACCAACACCTCCAACCCGGCGGTTCTGGTGGCCGCCGGCCTGCTGGCCCGCAAGGCGGTGGAGAAGGGGCTGAAGTCCAAGCCCTGGGTCAAGACCTCGCTGGCTCCGGGTTCGCAGGTGGTCACCGACTATCTGGCCAAGGCCGGGCTCCAGCCCTACCTCGACCAGCTCGGCTTCAACATCGTCGGCTACGGCTGCACCACCTGCATCGGCAACAGCGGCCCGCTGCCCGACCCCATCGCCGCGGCGGTGGAGGAGGGCAACCTCGTGGTCGCCGCGGTGCTGTCGGGCAACCGCAACTTCGAAGGCCGGGTGAACCCGCACACGCGGGCGAATTACTTGGCCTCGCCGCCGCTGTGCGTCGCCTACGCGCTGGCCGGCAACATGAAGATCGACCTGAGCAAGGACCCCATCGGCACCGGCCATGACGGCCAGCCCGTCTATCTGAAGGACGTCTGGCCGACCAACCAGGAGGTCCAGGACGCCATCGACGCCTCGCTGTCGGCGGAGATGTTCCGCAGCCGCTACGGCAACGTGTTCGAGGGGCCGGCGCAGTGGCGCGGCATCCAGACCGCCGAGGGCCAGACCTACGAGTGGCAGGCGGGCAGCACCTACGTGAAGCTGCCGCCCTTCTTCGCCGACATGCCGAAGACCCCCGAGGCGGTGAGCGACGTGCGGGGCGCCCGCGCGCTGGCCGTGCTCGGCGACAGCATCACCACCGACCACATCTCGCCCGCCGGCTCGATCAAGAAGACCAGCCCGGCCGGCGAGTATCTGCTGAGCCATCAGGTGCGCCCGCAGGACTTCAACTCCTACGGGGCGCGGCGCGGCAACCACGAGGTGATGATGCGCGGCACCTTCGCCAACATCCGCATCCGCAACGAGATGCTGGCGGGCGTGGAGGGCGGCGAGACCCGGCACTATCCCTCGGGCGAGCAGTTGCCGATCTACACCGCGGCGATGCGCTACGCCCAGGAGGGCGTGCCGCTGGTGGTCATCGCCGGCAAGGAGTACGGCACCGGCTCCAGCCGCGACTGGGCGGCCAAGGGCACCAAGCTGCTGGGCATCCGCGCGGTGATCGCCGAGAGCTTCGAGCGCATCCACCGCTCCAACCTCGTCGGGATGGGCATCCTGCCGCTCCAGTTCAAGGACGGGCTGACCCGCAACGATCTGGCGCTGGACGGCACGGAGACCTTCGACATCGCCGGCATCGAGCAGGACCTGCGCCCGCGCAAGGACGTGATGATGACCATCACCCGCGCCGACGGGCAGACGCGGCAGGTGCCGCTGCTGCTGCGCATCGATACGGTGGACGAGGTCGAGTATTACCGGAACGGCGGCGTGCTGAACTTCGTCCTGCGCAACCTGGCGAAGTGA
- a CDS encoding ABC transporter substrate-binding protein yields MAWRAPALAAVALAMAVLCAPAEAASESPQGAQFFPHLVYRSGPYAPYGIPLADGVADYLTLINRRDGGIGGVPIAWEECDTGYNTDRGVDCYERLKAKGPTGAAAVLPLSTGITYALIERGGADRIPVFSSGYGRADVSDGRVFPYAVNAPASYWTGIDAAISHIVKELGATELGGTERLRGRKIAYVYHDSAFGKEPLPMLEALRGPLGFEMRSFPVAPPGLDQRAVWTQIARHYRPDYVILWGWGVQNSTALREAAAAGYPADRMIGVWWAGSELDVRPVGPAAVGYKAVAFHAAGADLPVIRAIREQVHNQGLGAGDPGQIGTVLYNRGVFNAAVLVEAIRTAQGKYGRRPLTGAQVAWGFDHLDLTAERLAALGLDGFMQPLRITCADHEGIAPLHVQRWDGARWLDVSGPIEPRRALIRKLVAESARRFAAERKIEPRACD; encoded by the coding sequence ATGGCATGGCGCGCCCCGGCTTTGGCGGCGGTGGCCCTGGCGATGGCGGTGCTGTGCGCCCCGGCCGAGGCCGCTTCGGAGTCGCCGCAAGGGGCGCAGTTCTTCCCGCACCTCGTCTACCGCAGCGGCCCCTACGCGCCTTACGGCATCCCGCTGGCCGACGGGGTGGCCGACTATCTGACGCTGATCAACCGGCGCGACGGCGGCATCGGCGGCGTGCCCATCGCCTGGGAGGAGTGCGACACCGGCTACAACACCGACCGTGGGGTGGACTGCTACGAGCGGCTGAAGGCCAAGGGGCCGACCGGCGCCGCCGCCGTGCTGCCGCTGTCCACCGGCATCACCTACGCCCTGATCGAGCGCGGCGGCGCCGACCGCATCCCGGTCTTCTCCTCCGGCTATGGGCGGGCGGACGTGTCCGACGGGCGGGTCTTCCCCTACGCGGTCAACGCCCCGGCCAGCTATTGGACGGGCATCGACGCCGCCATCAGCCACATTGTCAAGGAACTGGGGGCCACGGAGTTGGGCGGAACCGAGCGGCTGCGCGGGCGGAAGATCGCCTATGTCTACCACGACAGCGCCTTCGGCAAGGAGCCGCTGCCCATGCTGGAGGCGCTGCGCGGCCCGCTCGGCTTCGAAATGCGCAGCTTCCCCGTCGCCCCGCCGGGGCTGGACCAGCGCGCCGTGTGGACGCAGATCGCCCGCCACTACCGGCCCGACTACGTGATCCTGTGGGGCTGGGGCGTGCAGAACTCCACCGCCCTGCGCGAGGCCGCCGCCGCCGGCTATCCGGCCGACCGCATGATCGGCGTCTGGTGGGCCGGGTCGGAGCTGGACGTCCGGCCGGTCGGCCCTGCTGCGGTCGGCTACAAGGCGGTCGCCTTCCACGCCGCCGGAGCGGATCTGCCGGTGATCCGTGCCATCCGCGAGCAAGTCCACAACCAGGGGCTGGGGGCCGGCGATCCCGGCCAGATCGGCACGGTGCTCTACAACCGCGGGGTCTTCAACGCCGCCGTCCTGGTCGAGGCCATCCGCACCGCGCAGGGCAAATACGGGCGCCGGCCGCTGACCGGGGCGCAGGTCGCCTGGGGCTTCGACCATCTGGACCTGACCGCCGAACGGCTGGCCGCGCTGGGGCTGGACGGCTTCATGCAGCCGCTGCGCATCACCTGCGCCGACCATGAGGGGATCGCGCCGCTGCACGTGCAGCGGTGGGATGGCGCGCGCTGGCTGGACGTGTCCGGCCCCATCGAGCCCCGCCGCGCCCTGATCCGCAAGCTGGTGGCGGAGTCGGCCCGGCGTTTCGCGGCGGAACGCAAGATCGAACCGCGGGCCTGCGATTAG
- a CDS encoding SAM-dependent methyltransferase — translation MRHNFQDRERWRNPDWRTKFVAWWEGYDLAALSRLARTAPASRLPLRGPVAALGSAAPAGALPPEAPRPDADLERLENLQLDRQGEPVWSVARTEGAQMLWGPDCVGPGDSQWMVESVRSFGLNPAKSVLDLSAGLGGPARGIVDSYDTWVTGLEMSPLLAKLGMERSKALGVSKKAPIGHYDPEHFNQAGAFDLVLADRVMHRVRDKENFLDRVCDCVKPKGGVLLFDYVIEGTPSSWESWNGWRDSEPLEVYPWSATRMADELTQRNLDLRISEDLTQFHRRQAVERVRRLGEALKTAVPEPRVLKALARELALWWSRLRVLGSGLRFCRYVAMRPT, via the coding sequence ATGCGGCACAATTTTCAGGATAGGGAGCGCTGGCGCAATCCCGACTGGCGGACGAAATTCGTCGCCTGGTGGGAAGGCTACGACCTCGCCGCCCTGTCCCGTCTGGCCCGCACCGCCCCCGCCTCCCGCCTGCCCCTGCGCGGCCCGGTGGCGGCGCTGGGCTCCGCCGCGCCCGCCGGCGCTCTGCCGCCCGAGGCGCCGCGGCCCGATGCCGACCTGGAGCGGCTGGAGAATCTGCAGCTCGATCGCCAGGGCGAACCGGTCTGGTCGGTCGCCCGCACGGAAGGGGCTCAGATGCTGTGGGGTCCGGACTGCGTCGGTCCCGGCGACTCGCAATGGATGGTCGAATCCGTCCGCTCCTTCGGGCTGAACCCGGCCAAGAGCGTGCTGGACCTCTCGGCGGGGCTGGGCGGCCCGGCGCGCGGCATCGTGGACAGCTACGACACCTGGGTGACCGGGCTGGAGATGTCGCCCCTGCTGGCCAAGCTGGGGATGGAGCGCTCCAAGGCGCTGGGCGTGTCGAAGAAGGCGCCGATCGGCCATTACGACCCCGAGCATTTCAACCAGGCGGGCGCCTTCGACCTCGTGCTGGCCGACCGGGTGATGCACCGGGTGCGCGACAAGGAGAATTTCCTCGACCGCGTCTGCGACTGCGTCAAGCCGAAGGGCGGCGTGCTGCTGTTCGATTACGTGATCGAAGGCACCCCGTCCTCCTGGGAGAGCTGGAACGGCTGGCGCGATTCCGAGCCTCTGGAGGTCTATCCCTGGTCGGCCACCCGCATGGCCGACGAGCTGACCCAGCGCAACCTGGACCTGCGCATTTCCGAGGATCTGACCCAGTTCCACCGCCGGCAGGCCGTGGAGCGGGTGCGCCGGCTGGGCGAGGCGCTGAAGACCGCCGTTCCCGAACCCCGCGTGCTGAAGGCGCTGGCCCGCGAGCTGGCGTTGTGGTGGTCGCGCCTGCGCGTGCTGGGCAGCGGGTTGCGCTTCTGCCGCTACGTGGCGATGCGCCCGACCTGA
- a CDS encoding NUDIX domain-containing protein encodes MPHKTGNPWTVLTTKPIYENPWMRVVEHDVLTPLGNPGIYGVMHAQNLATGVVPIDDQGRVTLVGQYRFPLEQYSWEIPEGGGKKGVEPVESAKRELLEETGQTARHWLPILTMHLSNSITDETAHCFLAWGIEQGQAEPEETEVLQLRHVPFAEAYAMVKRGEITDAIAVACLMRVRLMALDGDLPEDVTRLILG; translated from the coding sequence GTGCCGCACAAGACCGGCAACCCCTGGACCGTCCTGACGACCAAGCCGATCTACGAGAATCCGTGGATGCGGGTGGTGGAGCACGATGTGCTGACCCCGCTCGGCAACCCCGGCATCTACGGCGTCATGCACGCCCAGAATCTGGCGACCGGTGTGGTTCCCATCGACGACCAGGGCCGCGTCACTCTGGTCGGCCAGTACCGCTTCCCCTTGGAGCAGTACAGCTGGGAGATCCCGGAAGGCGGCGGCAAGAAGGGCGTCGAGCCGGTGGAGTCGGCCAAGCGCGAGCTGCTGGAGGAAACCGGCCAGACCGCCCGCCACTGGCTGCCGATCCTGACCATGCACCTGTCCAACAGCATCACCGACGAGACGGCCCACTGCTTTCTCGCCTGGGGGATCGAGCAGGGGCAGGCCGAACCGGAGGAGACGGAGGTCCTGCAGCTGCGCCACGTCCCCTTCGCCGAGGCCTACGCCATGGTCAAGCGCGGCGAGATCACCGACGCCATCGCGGTGGCCTGCCTGATGAGGGTCCGCCTGATGGCGCTCGACGGCGACCTGCCCGAGGACGTCACCCGCCTGATCCTGGGTTGA
- a CDS encoding 3'-5' exonuclease: MQAVAIDFETANESRTSACSIGVAWIEDGRVVETEEHLIRPREMRFNPFNTAVHGLRAEDVAGAPEFPEVWRRFARRLEGRLVLAHNASFDISVLRHTLDDYGLDWPACSYLCTVVLARKAWPQLAAHKLNYLADHLGIALDHHRAGSDAEACGRIALAATRVLGLERLADIAAATGITFGQLAPGGYSPCKGGNPPPRRRRLVPVI; this comes from the coding sequence ATGCAGGCTGTCGCCATCGATTTCGAAACCGCCAACGAGTCACGGACCAGCGCCTGTTCCATCGGCGTCGCCTGGATCGAGGACGGACGCGTGGTGGAGACGGAGGAGCATCTGATCCGCCCGCGGGAGATGCGCTTCAACCCCTTCAACACCGCCGTCCACGGGCTGCGGGCGGAGGATGTCGCCGGCGCGCCGGAATTCCCGGAGGTCTGGCGCCGCTTCGCCCGGCGGCTGGAGGGCCGACTGGTGCTGGCCCACAACGCCTCCTTCGACATCAGCGTGCTGCGCCACACGCTGGACGATTACGGTCTGGACTGGCCGGCCTGCAGCTACCTCTGCACCGTGGTGCTGGCGCGCAAGGCGTGGCCGCAGCTGGCCGCGCACAAGCTGAATTATCTGGCCGACCATCTGGGCATCGCGCTCGACCACCACCGCGCCGGCAGCGACGCCGAGGCCTGCGGGCGCATCGCCCTCGCCGCCACCCGCGTGCTGGGGCTGGAGCGGCTGGCCGACATCGCCGCGGCCACCGGCATCACGTTCGGGCAGCTGGCGCCGGGCGGCTACAGCCCCTGCAAGGGCGGCAATCCGCCGCCCCGGCGGCGGCGTCTGGTGCCGGTGATCTGA
- a CDS encoding DUF2141 domain-containing protein, whose translation MIHWQFRTARNATVVGSLAALAILLATAPAIAGDLAITVANVANAQGKVLVAVCTQETFLGPNCPYTAAEPARPGSVTVVVHKVPPGTYAVQSFHDENQNLELDRNFLGLPTEGVGFSNDAPMRFGPPRYADAALTVAEPVTRTTLTLRYLVER comes from the coding sequence ATGATTCACTGGCAGTTCCGGACCGCCCGCAACGCCACGGTGGTCGGATCGCTGGCCGCTCTGGCGATCCTCCTGGCGACGGCCCCGGCCATCGCCGGCGACCTTGCCATCACCGTTGCCAACGTCGCGAACGCCCAGGGGAAGGTGCTGGTCGCGGTGTGCACCCAGGAGACCTTCCTGGGACCCAACTGCCCCTACACCGCGGCGGAGCCGGCGCGGCCGGGCAGCGTCACCGTGGTGGTGCACAAGGTGCCGCCCGGCACCTACGCGGTGCAGTCCTTTCATGACGAGAACCAGAATCTCGAACTCGACCGCAACTTCCTCGGCCTGCCGACGGAGGGAGTCGGCTTCAGCAACGACGCCCCCATGCGCTTCGGCCCGCCGCGCTACGCCGACGCCGCCCTGACGGTCGCCGAGCCGGTGACGCGCACGACGCTGACCCTGCGCTATCTGGTCGAGCGCTGA